One region of Sphingomonas abietis genomic DNA includes:
- a CDS encoding toxin-activating lysine-acyltransferase, translating into MTAERIESSQAHTVSHIFGEITWLLSQSWQHSDLLVTDLNWLVMPPILNQQFHIFRKAKRPVGAALWALFDSERQTKLEGKLKLPSFDLDPGDWKTGNDLWLIALIAPFANPENGEAEVMLADLIAGPFAQKPFRMIYTDPVTGQRSIIRVSENAKEELVYRMKKQILEAEDQR; encoded by the coding sequence ATGACGGCAGAGCGTATAGAGAGCAGCCAGGCGCACACCGTCAGCCACATTTTTGGGGAGATTACGTGGCTGCTTTCTCAATCTTGGCAACATTCCGATCTCTTAGTCACCGATTTGAACTGGTTGGTGATGCCGCCAATCCTCAACCAACAATTTCACATTTTCAGAAAGGCCAAGCGTCCGGTCGGGGCGGCGCTCTGGGCGCTATTCGATTCGGAACGTCAGACTAAGCTTGAGGGGAAACTCAAGCTGCCAAGTTTTGATCTGGACCCCGGTGACTGGAAAACGGGAAACGATTTATGGCTCATCGCCCTCATCGCGCCGTTCGCTAATCCCGAAAACGGCGAAGCAGAGGTCATGCTCGCCGACCTGATTGCAGGTCCTTTCGCACAAAAGCCGTTTCGAATGATATATACCGATCCCGTAACGGGCCAGCGTTCAATCATAAGGGTAAGCGAAAACGCTAAAGAAGAGCTCGTCTATAGAATGAAAAAGCAAATCCTCGAAGCTGAGGATCAGCGGTGA
- a CDS encoding type I secretion system permease/ATPase: MSEADSHRVDENSESGLDAFATLLAMHRIAVDPAQLRHGLGHHQAVSPRDIVRIAQGLDGVRARSRNARWKDLERMPLPALANGRLGWFLIGRVAGEEILIQRPDRTIGKLTRAELDEVWSGELVLVTTRENVGLTHQAFDFTWFIPQIVRYRSLIGEVLLITLALNLLGLAAPLFFQNVVDKVLVHDTMSTLTVLAIGFVGVSTWETVFGWLRTKLYSETSQKLDVELGAKLFRHLLHLPLSYFEARRVGDTAMRVRQLETIREFLTNASLSVLVDPAFTIVFLVAMWIYSTKLFVISVLTIPAYIAVAVLITRPLRARVNEKFERSAANNALLVESIGGIQTVKASAVEPQWQDRWERQLAGYSEASQRVISLGNTGSQAIQYISKLNMAAILYFGAQAVIAHKMTVGGLIAFNMFAQRVSGPVIRMAQLWQDFQQVKIAIERLGDVLNQPTEPGAGSRTALPAIKGEIRFESIKFRYDLEGPWTLEDIDLDIAAGSTLGIVGSSGSGKSTLTKLLQRLYTPAGGRVLVDGVDVGQIDPAWLRRQIGVVLQENLLFNRSVRENIALANPAMPLEAVNAAATLAGAHEFIVRMPQGYDTIIEERGANLSGGQRQRLAIARALVTQPRILIFDEATSALDAESEEIIQANLKAMAQGRTVLIIAHRLSAIRQCDRIITLEKGRIVETGSHDELLRLDGRYADLHRRQMGVTHGVAA; this comes from the coding sequence ATGAGCGAGGCCGATTCCCATCGTGTGGACGAAAACAGCGAAAGCGGCCTCGATGCGTTCGCGACCTTGCTCGCCATGCACCGCATCGCCGTCGATCCGGCCCAGCTGCGCCATGGCCTTGGTCATCATCAGGCGGTCAGTCCGCGAGACATCGTCCGGATCGCGCAGGGGCTGGACGGCGTGCGTGCCCGGTCACGCAACGCACGCTGGAAGGATCTCGAACGGATGCCGTTGCCGGCGCTTGCCAACGGCAGGCTCGGCTGGTTCCTGATCGGGCGCGTCGCCGGCGAGGAGATTCTGATCCAGCGCCCCGACCGCACGATCGGCAAGCTGACGCGCGCGGAGCTGGACGAGGTCTGGTCGGGCGAACTGGTATTGGTCACCACGCGCGAGAATGTCGGCCTGACACATCAGGCATTCGATTTTACCTGGTTCATCCCTCAAATCGTGCGCTACCGCAGCCTGATCGGCGAGGTGCTGCTGATCACGTTGGCACTGAACCTGCTGGGGCTTGCGGCGCCGCTCTTTTTCCAGAACGTCGTCGACAAGGTGCTGGTCCACGACACCATGTCGACATTGACCGTGCTCGCCATCGGCTTCGTCGGCGTGTCGACCTGGGAGACCGTGTTTGGTTGGCTCAGGACCAAGCTCTATTCCGAGACCAGCCAGAAACTCGATGTCGAACTGGGCGCCAAGCTGTTCCGCCATCTGCTGCACCTGCCGCTCAGCTATTTCGAGGCGCGGCGTGTCGGCGATACCGCGATGCGGGTGCGCCAGCTCGAAACGATCCGCGAATTTCTGACCAACGCGTCGCTGTCAGTGCTGGTCGACCCGGCCTTCACCATCGTCTTCCTGGTCGCGATGTGGATCTACTCGACCAAGCTGTTCGTCATCTCGGTGCTGACAATCCCCGCCTATATCGCCGTCGCGGTGCTGATCACCCGGCCGCTGCGCGCGCGGGTGAACGAGAAGTTCGAGCGCAGTGCCGCCAACAACGCGCTGCTGGTCGAAAGCATCGGCGGCATCCAGACGGTGAAAGCCAGTGCGGTCGAGCCGCAATGGCAAGATCGCTGGGAGCGCCAGCTGGCCGGCTATAGCGAGGCGAGCCAGCGGGTGATCAGCCTTGGCAACACGGGCAGCCAAGCGATCCAATATATCTCCAAGCTCAACATGGCGGCGATCCTCTATTTCGGGGCGCAGGCCGTAATCGCGCACAAGATGACGGTGGGTGGCCTCATCGCCTTCAACATGTTCGCGCAGCGCGTGTCGGGGCCGGTGATCCGGATGGCGCAGCTCTGGCAGGATTTTCAACAGGTCAAGATCGCGATCGAGCGGCTGGGCGACGTGCTCAACCAGCCCACCGAGCCCGGCGCGGGGAGCCGTACCGCGCTGCCCGCGATCAAGGGTGAAATCCGCTTCGAAAGCATCAAGTTCCGCTACGACCTCGAAGGTCCCTGGACGCTTGAGGATATCGACCTCGATATTGCCGCCGGGTCGACACTGGGCATTGTCGGTTCGTCGGGCTCGGGTAAGTCGACCCTGACCAAGCTCCTCCAGCGGCTCTATACGCCGGCTGGCGGACGCGTGCTCGTCGACGGTGTCGACGTCGGGCAGATCGATCCGGCCTGGCTGCGCCGCCAGATCGGCGTGGTGCTCCAGGAGAACCTGCTCTTCAATCGTTCGGTGCGGGAGAATATCGCGCTCGCCAATCCGGCGATGCCGCTGGAGGCGGTCAATGCCGCGGCGACGCTGGCCGGCGCGCACGAATTCATCGTGCGGATGCCGCAGGGCTATGACACGATCATCGAGGAGCGTGGCGCCAACCTGTCGGGCGGCCAGCGCCAGCGCCTCGCCATCGCCCGCGCGCTAGTCACGCAACCGCGCATCCTGATCTTCGACGAGGCGACCTCGGCGCTCGATGCGGAGAGCGAGGAGATCATCCAGGCCAATCTCAAGGCGATGGCGCAAGGCCGCACCGTGCTGATCATCGCGCATCGTCTGTCGGCGATCCGGCAATGCGACCGGATCATCACGCTGGAGAAGGGCCGGATCGTCGAGACCGGCAGTCATGACGAGCTGCTGCGCCTAGACGGCCGCTATGCCGATCTTCACCGCCGCCAGATGGGCGTCACGCACGGAGTTGCCGCATGA
- a CDS encoding tetratricopeptide repeat protein gives MTIALALIIALQAAILPQNDASPEVLHRQPFAVIERSASGGDKYAQFELAERYEAGIGVDRNVKRAIYWYSKAAKTIVVPTYVYLGPIGKASRGRAIEIGQPQIRPGLPQAAARLSALEPGRKAPITPGLDIPANSPSSQPLKGLSPPASEILVASGVDLAVLMATPPEKPVPLRIAGIDGFASYDRNKCAAGELDIPSSECHVSSIKFQANFPVKVCISIEKAEIFLEAHGWRTPAERSRPSFHIGASGEPNLPPIQEVFVDRFGDAISLSPYLKASCLNQAKLDLAHE, from the coding sequence GTGACAATCGCTCTCGCCCTTATTATTGCATTGCAAGCCGCAATCTTGCCGCAGAACGATGCGAGCCCTGAGGTGCTCCATCGTCAGCCGTTTGCCGTTATAGAGCGGTCGGCCAGCGGAGGAGACAAATATGCGCAATTCGAGCTTGCCGAGCGTTATGAAGCTGGAATCGGAGTCGACCGAAACGTCAAGAGAGCTATCTACTGGTATAGCAAGGCTGCGAAAACTATTGTCGTTCCGACGTATGTGTACTTGGGGCCCATAGGGAAGGCTTCGCGGGGACGCGCTATAGAGATCGGCCAACCGCAAATAAGGCCTGGGCTGCCTCAGGCTGCAGCGCGTTTGAGCGCCCTCGAACCCGGCCGGAAGGCACCAATCACGCCCGGTCTTGATATACCGGCCAACTCTCCTAGCTCGCAGCCGCTAAAAGGTCTCAGCCCACCCGCGTCTGAAATTCTCGTTGCCTCCGGAGTCGATTTGGCGGTCTTGATGGCGACGCCGCCAGAGAAACCAGTTCCATTGCGTATTGCGGGAATAGATGGTTTCGCATCGTACGACCGTAATAAGTGCGCCGCTGGTGAACTGGATATCCCGTCGAGTGAGTGCCACGTCAGTTCGATAAAATTTCAGGCGAACTTCCCAGTGAAGGTGTGCATCTCGATAGAGAAAGCAGAAATCTTTTTGGAGGCCCACGGTTGGCGCACTCCAGCGGAACGGTCAAGACCGAGTTTCCACATTGGCGCAAGTGGCGAGCCGAATTTGCCTCCAATCCAAGAGGTGTTTGTCGATAGGTTTGGCGATGCAATCAGCCTGTCTCCATACCTAAAAGCGTCATGCCTTAATCAAGCGAAACTCGATCTAGCTCACGAATAG
- a CDS encoding HlyD family type I secretion periplasmic adaptor subunit — protein MNAISHHWRVAREALVQEKARAKSARRSADSRFLPAALEIIERPVSPTGRITAWVLLIGLVATFAWLIIGKVDIVASTQGRIMPTDDVKMVQASNTGIVRAIYVRDGDAVKKGQPLIDLDPTVSTADQTQAEKALLSDELDVARDRAIADALSGRGLHFTPPGGTPADVADTQRRLITAQVAESEASMAGMAAARASSLAEAEAAADQIRTSDQTLPVLDRELEAMHGLEAKGYAPGLKLMEMDRQRHSEAGQRDIAVAQQARGFADARKFGQQLAQTREQARQTALADLAKAQSQAMLRKEELTKAQQKSHLQRLVAPVDGTVQQLAVHTVGGVVEAVRPLMIVVPYGALTVEAKVLNKDAGFVHRGQDVAVKLEAFPFTRYGTVPGRIESVSTDSVDDKKLGPVYTARVNLLRSTIDRGDRVVPLGPGMTVTADIRTGRRSIMSYLISPIDKARLEAARER, from the coding sequence ATGAACGCGATTTCCCACCACTGGCGGGTCGCACGCGAAGCGCTCGTTCAGGAGAAGGCGCGCGCGAAAAGCGCTAGGCGCAGCGCAGACTCGCGCTTTCTACCGGCCGCTCTCGAGATCATCGAGCGTCCCGTGTCGCCGACAGGGCGGATCACGGCATGGGTGCTGCTCATTGGGCTTGTTGCTACGTTCGCCTGGCTGATCATCGGCAAGGTCGACATCGTCGCTTCCACGCAGGGTCGGATCATGCCGACCGATGATGTGAAGATGGTCCAGGCGTCTAACACAGGCATCGTAAGAGCTATCTACGTCCGTGACGGCGACGCGGTGAAGAAGGGGCAGCCGCTGATCGATCTCGATCCGACGGTGTCCACAGCAGACCAGACGCAGGCCGAAAAGGCGCTCCTGTCGGATGAGCTCGACGTTGCGCGCGATCGGGCGATTGCCGACGCGCTGTCTGGACGCGGCCTTCATTTTACGCCGCCTGGCGGTACGCCCGCCGACGTCGCAGATACCCAACGCCGCCTGATTACTGCCCAGGTAGCTGAGAGCGAAGCCTCGATGGCGGGCATGGCGGCGGCACGCGCTTCATCGCTTGCGGAAGCAGAAGCCGCGGCAGATCAGATCAGGACTTCCGACCAGACCTTGCCGGTCCTCGATCGCGAGCTCGAGGCGATGCATGGGCTGGAGGCCAAAGGGTACGCGCCCGGTCTCAAGCTTATGGAAATGGACCGCCAACGTCATTCGGAAGCGGGACAGCGCGATATCGCCGTTGCACAGCAGGCGAGGGGATTCGCCGATGCCCGCAAGTTCGGTCAGCAGCTCGCACAGACCCGCGAACAGGCGAGGCAGACGGCGCTTGCCGATCTGGCGAAAGCGCAGAGCCAGGCGATGCTTCGCAAGGAAGAGCTCACAAAAGCCCAGCAAAAGAGCCATCTTCAGCGCCTCGTGGCGCCGGTGGACGGAACAGTCCAGCAGCTCGCGGTGCACACCGTCGGCGGTGTCGTCGAGGCGGTTCGGCCTCTCATGATCGTGGTGCCCTACGGGGCACTGACCGTCGAAGCCAAGGTGCTCAACAAGGACGCCGGTTTCGTCCATCGTGGTCAGGACGTAGCAGTGAAGCTCGAAGCCTTCCCATTCACACGCTATGGGACGGTACCCGGCCGGATCGAAAGCGTCAGTACGGATTCGGTGGACGATAAGAAGCTTGGCCCTGTCTACACGGCGCGTGTGAATCTTCTGCGGTCGACTATCGACCGAGGCGATCGCGTCGTTCCTCTTGGCCCAGGCATGACCGTCACTGCCGATATTCGGACGGGCCGTCGCTCGATCATGAGTTATCTAATTAGTCCAATTGACAAGGCCCGCCTCGAAGCGGCGCGGGAGCGATAG